GACGGGACGTAAGCATGCACGGGGGGAACACTTTTGAACACCTTGGGTCAATGAGCAAACCCATGCGACCACGCGCACGTAACCGGTTTCGCAACACCGCGACCATGGTGGCCCATGGAGGCCCGGCCATCTGCAACATCGCCGTAACGAATCGGTGCAACGCGAGGTGCGACTTCTGCAGCTACGCCGTGGACAAGAAACGCGTGCGGCAGGGCCAGCTCATGGGGTATGACGACTACCGTCATGCCATCGATATATTGCATGGGAGGGGCGTTCGTTACATCACCCTTTCCGGAGGAGAACCGTTTCTTCACCCGCGACTTTACGACATGGTGGCGTACGCGGTGGGAATAGGCATTCGGCCTTCCGTGTGCACCAACGGATCGAGGCTAGGCCCGGAAGCGGTGGAAGCTCTCCGGAAAAGCGGGCTCAAGACCTTGATCGTGTCCATGGACGCCTCGTCCGAGGAAGCGCACGAAAAGAATCGGGGGTTGCCCGGCGTGTGCGGGCGCATCCGTGAATCCACCCGGCTCTTGAACCAACTATCCATCGAGTGCGTGGCGTCGGTTACCATCAGCAGGCTGGTCGACGATTACGACCGGTTGGCCTCCTTCCTCGAGGATTTGGGTTTCCGGACCGTCACCTTTTCCTACCCCAAACGAAGCATCGGATCCTCGTCGCTGGTATTTTCGGATACTTCTTCCTTGCTGCACCGGACGCCCGCGGAACTCGCCGGCGCGTTTCACGACATTCTCCGCCTGAAATCCCGTTTCCGGGTGCTCAATCCTTCGGAATCGCTCAAGGATATGCTCCGCCTGCAACGGGGCGAACGTCAGGTCTTTCCCTGTTTTGGAGGCTACAAGTATTTCTTCCTGGATTGGAATCTGGATGTATGGCGATGCGACATGTGGCCGTCCAAAATGGGCTCCATCCATGACTTCGAGCACGTTCCGTTCATTCGGGACCATTGCACGATGTGCATGAGCGACTGCTATCGCGATTCCAGCGTGCTGCTGAATTTCGTGGTATCGTTGGCGGACGGCCTGACCCTCTTGAAGCGCGGAAAACCTGTAAAGGCTCTCGAAACCGTGTTCACAAGGAGCGCGTTACGGTCCGTCAAGGCCCTGCTGGAAGAATGGGGAACGCTCCGAAATCTTTCTAAAACGCCCTAACATGGAGGTTTGGTTATGGAATTGCTGGAAGCCATTCGAGTCCGAAAGTCCGTTCGAGCCTATAAACCCGATCCGGTTTCCCTGGACACGCTCATGGACTTGTTGAACGCAGCCGTCCGAGCGCCTTCGTCCGTGAATTCCCAACCCTGGGAGTTCTTCCTGGTCATGGGAGAAGCCCTCGACGCCCTACGAAAGGCCTACGTGGAACAGGTTCGGTCGGGAATTCCTCCTCACCCTGAAGTGGCCATACCCGAACAGAAAGGCACGGCGCCCGGACTCGGAGGCGTGTATCGTGACCGCCAGGTAGCTTTGGCCAAGCAAATGTTTCGACTTCTGGGGATCGGCAAGGGCGAAAAAGACAAGATACAGGCCTGGACCGAATCCATGTACCGGTTTTACGATGCGCCCGCGGCCGTCGTCCTGGTCACGGACAAGTCGCTCATCAGCGGTTGGCCCCTGGTGGATACCGGCATCATGGCCGGGACCTTGGCCTACGCCGCCTTGGAATTCGGGCTGGGGACCTGTATCATACGCTCCATCGTGGACTATCCGGAGCAACTTCGAGCCGTTGTCGGGATCCCGGATTCCAAACAGATCGTCGTGGGTATGGCCATCGGCTATCCGGACTGGAACGCGCCGGTCAATGAACTGAATACGGAACGCGAGGCCCTCAAGAACCTGGTCACTCTGGTCGATCGACCGAAATCCTGATCCGGGTGTTAATTGGATGATTGCAAAGAAGGAGCACACATGACCGATTTGGCGGAAGCATTCGGCAGTTACGATGCGTTAGGTTTGGCGGACCTGGTGCGAAGCAGGGAGGTGACGCCCGGCGAGCTGGTGGAAATCGTCGTCGAGCGCATCGAACGGGTCAATCCGGCGCTCAACTGCGTTGTCCTCAAGACCTACGATCTGGCCAGGCAACTGGCCCGGGGGCCTCTTCCGGAAGGCCCGTTCACAGGCGTGCCGTTTCTCATGAAGGACCTGCTCACCATGTACGAGGGAATTCCGACCACGGGGGCATGCCGGTTTCTCAAAGATTACGTCGCCACCGAAGACAGCGTGGTGGTCCAACGCATGAAGCGGGCCGGCCTGATACTGGTCGGAAAGACGAACACGCCGGAGCTGGGTTCCAGCGGGTCCACGGAACCGGTCTTGTTTGGACCCACGCGCAACCCCTGGAACGTGGAGCATATCCCCGGCGGGTCGAGCGGCGGTTCCGCCGCGGCGGTGGCGGCTCGCATCGTTCCGCTGGCCGACGGGAGCGACGGGGGCGGCTCGATTCGCATGCCTGCGTCCTGCAACGGACTGGTTGGACTCAAGCCCAGCCGCGGGCGGGTTCCCCTGGGTCCCCACTATGGGGATGGCTGGTACGGCATGGTGGTCCTCAACGGTCTGACCCGCACGGTGCGCGATACGGCCGCCTTTTTGGACGTGATCTCGGGCCCCGTGCCCGGCGATCCGTATCAGCCCGCGGCCCCGCGACCTCCCTTTCTCGAAGCCCTGTCTTCGGACCCGGGGCGGCTTAAGATCGGATTCACGACCAAGTGCATGTCCGGGGACGCCGTTCATGCGGAATGCATTCGGGCGGTGATGGATACGGCCAAGACCTGCGAGGATCTCGGCCACGACGTGGTGGAGATGACATTCGACTTTGATTTCAACCTGGCTCTCAAGACCTTCAACCGGGCGGCCCGGGTCCTATCCACCATGGACCTCGATCGTTTCGAGGGGCTCGTGGGAAGACCGGCCACGGCGGAAGAGTTCGAGACCATCTCATGGCTCTTGATACAACTGGGGAAAAAGGAAAGCGGCGTTCAACACGCCAAGGACATCGAAACTCTGCGATTCATCGGACGACGGATTGCGGCCGATTGCGAACCGTTCGACGCGGTCCTCACACCCACGGTGTATCAACCGCCGGCGAAGCTGGGCGTGTACGACATGAACTGCGCTCCGGAAAAGGCCGCGGAATTCGGCAAACTCATGCGGGCCGGCATTGCGTTCACCATTCCGTACAACATCAGCGGCCAGCCGGCCGTCTCCTTGCCCATGCACTGGACCGGTGACGGACTGCCCGTGGGCGTGCAATTCGCCGGCCGGTACGCGGACGAGGCCACGCTGCTGCGCCTGGCCCGGCAGCTCGAGGAGGCGCGACCCTGGATCCAGAGGAAGCCGCCGGTGTGCGCGTAACCCAAGCCTTGCTCCGGAGGGGCCCCTCGTGAGTTTGTCGAAAGACCGCCCCTCCGGAT
This genomic stretch from Deltaproteobacteria bacterium harbors:
- a CDS encoding radical SAM protein; amino-acid sequence: MRPRARNRFRNTATMVAHGGPAICNIAVTNRCNARCDFCSYAVDKKRVRQGQLMGYDDYRHAIDILHGRGVRYITLSGGEPFLHPRLYDMVAYAVGIGIRPSVCTNGSRLGPEAVEALRKSGLKTLIVSMDASSEEAHEKNRGLPGVCGRIRESTRLLNQLSIECVASVTISRLVDDYDRLASFLEDLGFRTVTFSYPKRSIGSSSLVFSDTSSLLHRTPAELAGAFHDILRLKSRFRVLNPSESLKDMLRLQRGERQVFPCFGGYKYFFLDWNLDVWRCDMWPSKMGSIHDFEHVPFIRDHCTMCMSDCYRDSSVLLNFVVSLADGLTLLKRGKPVKALETVFTRSALRSVKALLEEWGTLRNLSKTP
- a CDS encoding nitroreductase, which encodes MELLEAIRVRKSVRAYKPDPVSLDTLMDLLNAAVRAPSSVNSQPWEFFLVMGEALDALRKAYVEQVRSGIPPHPEVAIPEQKGTAPGLGGVYRDRQVALAKQMFRLLGIGKGEKDKIQAWTESMYRFYDAPAAVVLVTDKSLISGWPLVDTGIMAGTLAYAALEFGLGTCIIRSIVDYPEQLRAVVGIPDSKQIVVGMAIGYPDWNAPVNELNTEREALKNLVTLVDRPKS
- a CDS encoding amidase is translated as MTDLAEAFGSYDALGLADLVRSREVTPGELVEIVVERIERVNPALNCVVLKTYDLARQLARGPLPEGPFTGVPFLMKDLLTMYEGIPTTGACRFLKDYVATEDSVVVQRMKRAGLILVGKTNTPELGSSGSTEPVLFGPTRNPWNVEHIPGGSSGGSAAAVAARIVPLADGSDGGGSIRMPASCNGLVGLKPSRGRVPLGPHYGDGWYGMVVLNGLTRTVRDTAAFLDVISGPVPGDPYQPAAPRPPFLEALSSDPGRLKIGFTTKCMSGDAVHAECIRAVMDTAKTCEDLGHDVVEMTFDFDFNLALKTFNRAARVLSTMDLDRFEGLVGRPATAEEFETISWLLIQLGKKESGVQHAKDIETLRFIGRRIAADCEPFDAVLTPTVYQPPAKLGVYDMNCAPEKAAEFGKLMRAGIAFTIPYNISGQPAVSLPMHWTGDGLPVGVQFAGRYADEATLLRLARQLEEARPWIQRKPPVCA